CGCGGGCCGACCTCGCGCTGCTCGGCAAGTCCTTCGAGGGGTACCTCGCCACCAAGGTCCTGCTGGCCGTGTCCGGCCTGCTGGCGTTCCCCGTGCTCGCGGGCTGGCTCGCGCTCATGGGGTGGGGAGTGTCGCTCCAGGTGCCGCTGTGGGCCGCGCTGCTGGTCGCGCTCGTCTTCTTCTTCCTGCCTGACGTGCAGATCCGCAGGGACGCCGCCGTGCGGCGCCGCGACTTCCGGCACGCCGTCGGCGCGTTCCTCGACCTCGTCGCCATGAACCTCGCCGGCGGCCGAGGCGTCCCAGAGGCGCTGCTCATGGCCGTGTCCGTGGGGGACGGCGGCTCAGGCAACTGGGCCATGGCCCGCATCCGCGAGGCCCTGGCCAACGCGAGGATCGTCGGCATCACCCCATGGCAGGCCCTCGGCAGGCTCGGCGACGAGATCAACGTCGACGAGCTGCGGGACCTGTCCGCCGCGCTCGGCCTCGTGGCCGACGACGGCGCCAAAGTACGCGCGTCGCTCACCGCTCGGGCCGCCACCATGCGGCGGCGCGAGCTCGCCGAGGTAGAAGGACAGGCCGGGGAACGGTCGCAGTCCATGCTGGTCGCGCAACTCCTGCTGTGCGCGGGGTTCGTGATCTTTCTCAGTTTTCCGGCCGCGATGAAGATGTTGGGGTCCTAGATGTTCACACCGCCATGGCTCACCTACCTGATCGCCGTCCTCCACGTGCGGATCGACCGCGCGAGGACCGCTCCCTCTCGTGGCGCGTCCGCCGTCGAATGGGTCATCATCACCGCGATCATCGCCGGGGTGGCGCTCGGCCTCGCCACACTGATCAAGACGCTCGTCACCCAGAAGCAAGGCGAGCTGCAGAGCAACTTCGGGGGTGGCGGTGGCGGCGGAGATTCGTGACCCGGCGCCGTAGCCGCCGCGGCGAGGCCGGGTCGATGGCCGTCGAGACGGTGATGCTGGCGCCGTTGTTCCTGCTCTTCCTGATGTTCCTCGTCGGCGCGGGCCGCGTCGTCGAGGCGCAGGGTGAGGTGAACGGCGCCGCCAGGGACGCCGCGCGGGCCGCGTCCGTGCAACGCACCCTGGACCTGGCGCGGGAGGCCGGACGTAACGCCGCCAAGGCCGCGCTCGACGGACAGTGTGAGGCCGATGTCAGCCTCGACGGCAGCGAGTGGCGGGAGGGGGGCACCGTACGGGCGACGGTGACGTGCGCGCTGGACCTCGACTTCCTCGGCTTCGGTGCGGTCAAGAAGATGACCGGCAGCTCCGTGGTGCCGCTGGAACAGTTCCGGAGGGTCGAGTGAGACGGTGCCGGGACTGCCGGCCGGTGACCGCTTCCTGCCACGACAAGACGGCAGGCGCGGCCACCGGCGACGACGAGCGTGGCTCCATGTCGGTGTTCGTGGTGATCTTCTCGGTGGTGGTGTTCATGCTGGCGGGACTGCTCGTGGACGGCGGCGCGGCGATCAACGCGCGGCTGCGCGCGTCCGACGTCGCCGAGCAGGCGGCACGCGCCGCCGCCGACCGCATCGACGTCGAGCACCTGCGCGCCACCGGCCAGGTGCGGCTGCTCGGGGAGGACGCCGTGTGCGGCCGCGCCAGGCAGATCGTGTCCGCGCACGGCGACACGGCCCTCGCGATGACCACCTGCGACGCAGGCGCCGCCGAGGTGACCGTCACCGTGACGGCCCGGTGGAAGGCCGCGTTCCTCGCCGCCTTCGGCTTCCCCGGGGCCGCCATGTCCGGCACCGCCACCGCCGGTCCCGACACCGGCGACCCCCAGCCATGACCTGACCGCACCACTGGACGAAGGAGGGAGAGGGATGACCACGTCACGCAGGCCACCGTCCCGGCCGGCTTCCGCGGCCGGCGGCCGGATCAGGCACCGGCGCACCGCCGGTGACGTCGTCGCCGGCATCGCCGCGCTGATCGCGCTCGCGGCGCTCATGGGTGGCGTCCCCTATGCCCTGCTCCGCCTCACCGGGCCGCCGCTGCCTGACACGCTGCTCAACGGAGAGCTGCTGACCCGGCAGATCAGCCCGTCCACGGCCGTCGCCATCCTCGTGCTGCTGGTGTGGCTCGCCTGGGCCCAGCTCGTCGTGTGCGTGATCGTCGAGGTGTACAACGGCGTCCGCCGCGTCGGCATGCCGGCCAGGGTGCCGCTGTCCGGCGGCTCACAGGCCCTCGCCAACCGGCTCGTGTCCGCCGCGCTCGCGCTGTTCACCGCGTCGGCCGTCGCGATCCCCCTCACCGGCATGGCGACCGCGCCGCCGGTCAGGCAGCCGGTCGCCGTGGCCGCGCACACCCTGCCGGCCCCCGAGGCCCGCGCGGCCCTTGAGGAGGTGCGGCAGGTCAAGAAGGTCTACGTCGTACAGCCGCCGCACGGCCGCCACCACGAGAGCCTGTGGGAGATCGC
The window above is part of the Sphaerisporangium rubeum genome. Proteins encoded here:
- a CDS encoding type II secretion system protein produces the protein MVETLLAGGVLGLGLFLLLRALFPPRPGLVARLVALDSARDGDDAQRFQLITADEEVSAFRRGLGVRLARFYASRGWELRSTRADLALLGKSFEGYLATKVLLAVSGLLAFPVLAGWLALMGWGVSLQVPLWAALLVALVFFFLPDVQIRRDAAVRRRDFRHAVGAFLDLVAMNLAGGRGVPEALLMAVSVGDGGSGNWAMARIREALANARIVGITPWQALGRLGDEINVDELRDLSAALGLVADDGAKVRASLTARAATMRRRELAEVEGQAGERSQSMLVAQLLLCAGFVIFLSFPAAMKMLGS
- a CDS encoding TadE/TadG family type IV pilus assembly protein codes for the protein MTRRRSRRGEAGSMAVETVMLAPLFLLFLMFLVGAGRVVEAQGEVNGAARDAARAASVQRTLDLAREAGRNAAKAALDGQCEADVSLDGSEWREGGTVRATVTCALDLDFLGFGAVKKMTGSSVVPLEQFRRVE
- a CDS encoding pilus assembly protein TadG-related protein, yielding MTASCHDKTAGAATGDDERGSMSVFVVIFSVVVFMLAGLLVDGGAAINARLRASDVAEQAARAAADRIDVEHLRATGQVRLLGEDAVCGRARQIVSAHGDTALAMTTCDAGAAEVTVTVTARWKAAFLAAFGFPGAAMSGTATAGPDTGDPQP